In Catenulispora sp. EB89, the DNA window GGAGGCCGCGGCGCCGCCGGAGTTGATCGACAGCTGCGCCAGCACCGCCAGCACCACGGCGATCAGTGCGGCGGCCAGCGCCAGGTAGGCGCCGATGCCCAGGCCGATCGAGTACTTGGTGCCCGCCGGCAGGCCGGCGTCCGGGCCGGTGAACGCCTTCTTGGCGTCGCTGGCCTTGCCGTTGAAGTAGATCGCGGCGATGACGGCGAACAGCAGCGCGCCACCGGAGCCGCCGACGGTCACCCAGCCGGCGATCGCCGTCTTCATCACGACCACCAGCACCACGCCGACGATCGCCACCACGGCGGTGACGAGCAGGAGCCAGCCCCAGATCGCGACGATGTCCTTCGCGGTACCGCTCTGGCCGCCCTTGGAGGTCGAGACCTTGGCGATCGCGCTGATCGTGGTGGTCTGACTCTGGCCGCCGATCGCGGCGGGCAGCGTGAGCTTGATGCTGGCCCACGCCAGGAACACGCCGATGGCCGCGACCACGGACAGGCCGCCGGCCGCGTAGAAGCCCCAGACCTTGCCCCAGGTCGCGCCGCCACCGCTGGCGGCGGTGCCGCCGGCGTACGAGGCGCCGGCGCCGTACTGCTGCTGGGCCGGCTGCGCCTGCCCGTACTGGGGCTGCTGAGCGCCCCCCCATTGCCCGCCCTGCTGGGCCGGCTGCTGCTGTCCCCAGCCACCCGGTTGTTGCGCGGGCTGCTGCTGTCCCCATCCCCCGGGCTGGGGGTAGTTCTGATTCGGCTGCTGCGTCATGGGCAGCACGGTACATGGTCCGCCGATGTACTGATAAGACGATCCGCGACCAGATGTCAGTTGGCCCCGATTCGTCCCGGTCTGGGAATGCCGGGATTTTCCTCGGGGCCCGCCTTTTTACGTATTCGCTTGTACGGTGCCTGTCATCAGGCCCGCGTCAGCGTCCTACTGATAACGAGCCGCTGCACCTGATTGGTTCCCTCGACGATCTGCAACACCTTCGCCTCGCGCATATAACGCTCGACGGGGAAGTCCGCGGTGTAACCGTAACCCCCGAAGACCTGCACGGCGTCAGTGGTCACCTTCATCGCCATGTCGGTGCAGAACAGCTTCGCCATCGCCGCCTCGGTCCCGTACGGCAGCCCCGCGTCCCGGCGCCGCGCCGCGTTCAGGTAGGCCGCGCGCCCGACGGCCACCGAGGTGGCCATGTCGGCGAGCATGAACCCGACGCCCTGGAACTCGGCGATCGGGTGCCCGAACTGCTGCCGCGACTTGGCGTACTCCACCGCCGCGTCCAGCGCCGCCTGCGCCAGGCCGACCGCGCACGCCGCGATCCCCAGCCGGCCGGCCTCCAGCGCCGACAGCGCGATGGAGAAGCCCTGGCCCTCCACGCCGATCAGCCGCTCGGCCGGGACCCGCGCGCCGTCCAGCAGGACCTGCGCGGTGACCGAGCCCCGCATGCCCATCTTGTTCTCGGGCTTGCCGAAGGACATCCCCGGGGTGCCGGCCTCGGCCAGCAGGGCGCTGACACCCTTGGCTCCGTCGTCGGAGGTGCGCACCATCAGGGTGTAGAAGTCGGCGCGGCCGGAGTGCGTGATCCAGGCCTTGGTACCGGTGACGGTGTAGGCCTCGCCGCTGTCGTCCTTGTCCCGCACCGCACGCGTGGTCAGCGCCGCGGCGTCGGACCCGGACTGCGGCTCGGACAGGCAGTACGCGCCGAGCTGGTCGCCGCCGAGCATGCCCGGCAGCCACTTCTCCTTCTGCTCCTGGGTCCCGAAGTTCGCCAGGCCGTAGCAGGCCAGGGAGTGCACCGAGACGCCGAGGCCGATGGTGAGCCAGTGCCGCGCCAGCTCCTCGACCACCTGCAGGTAGACCTCGTACGGCTGACCGCCGCCGCCGTACCGCTCGTCGTACGGCAGGCTCAGCAGGCCGGCCTGGCCGAGGGTCCGGAACACCTCGCGCGGGAAGCGCTCGGCGGCCTCGTACTCGGCCGCGCGCGGCGCGAGCTCCTTCGCGCAAAGATCCTGAACCAGCTCAAATAGGGCACTCGACTCATCGGTGGGGAGAGTCCGCTCCACGGCGACCATCAGATGTCCACCACCACGAGCTCGCGGGTGGTCAGGTTCAGGCGCTCGCCGCCGTCGGCGGTGCACACCGCGATGTCCTCGATGCGCGCGCCGTGCTTGCCCGCGAGGTAGATGCCGGGCTCGACGGAGAAGGCCATGCCGGGCTCCAGGGGCCGCGCGGAGCCGGCGACGATGTACGGCTCCTCGTGCGTCTCCAGGCCGATGCCGTGACCGGTGCGGTGGATGAACTTCTCGCCGTAGCCGGCGGCGGTGATCAGGTCGCGGCCGACCGCGTCCAGCTCCTCGGCGGTGATGCCGGGGCGGATCGCCTCGCACTGCGCGGTCTGCGCGGCCAGCAGCACCGCGAAGTACTCGGCGTACTCCGCCGAGGGCGCGCCGAGGCTGTAGTTGCGGGTGGAGTCCGAGCAGTAGCCGTCGGGCATGGCGCCGCCGATGTCCACGACCACCTGGTCGCCGGCCTGGATCACGCGGTCGGACAGCTCGTGGTGCGGGGAGGCGCCGTTCGGGCCGGAGCCGACGATGACGAAGTCGACGGTCGCGTGCCCGGCGGCCAGGATCGCGTCGGCGATGTCCTGGCCCACCTCGCGCTCGATCCGCCCGGGGCGCAGCCACTCGGGCACGCCGCGGTGCACGGCGTCGATGGCGGCCGCCGCCGCACGCAGCGACTCCACCTCCGCCGCGGTCTTGCGCATCCGCAGGTCGCCGAGCACCTGGCCGGCCAGCGTCTGCTCGGCGCCGGGCAGCACCCGGCGGAAGTTCAGGACCTTCTCGGCCCACATGTGGTTGTCCAGGCCCACGGTCCGCAGGCCGGTGGGCAGCCGGGAGGCGACCAGCGCGTAGGGGTCGTCGGTCTCGGCCCAGGCCGCGATGTCCAGGCCGAGCCCGCCGAGCGGGGAGGCCTCGGCCGCGGGCTTCTCCAGCGCTGGCACGACCATCAGGGGGTCGCCGCTCGCGGGCAGGACCAGGCAGGTCAGACGCTCCAGCGGCAGCGCCTCGTACCCGGTCAGGTAGCGCAGGTCGGCACCAGGGCTGATCAGGAGGGCGTCCATACCGGACTCGGCGGCTGCCTTTTGGGCGCGGGCGAGGCGGTCGGTCAGATCATGTGTGTGGTGTGTCACGAGGGCCAGGATAGTGGCCGCGCGGTGATCCATCGATGCGGAGGAATCAGCAGATGTCCGGCGTGGCTCGCCCCGGCGCGCGCCGACGTAACACACGCCACAGCGGTGCCGCGATCGAGCGCGACGGCGGTACCGCGATCGAGCACGACGGCGCGTGCCACCGCATGCCGCCCGCCACCGCGACAGCCTCGCGTGCCGCGACTATCGTCGGCCTCATGAGCGCGAATGCAGCCGCGATCGGCATCGTCGTCGCAGACCTGCCCGTGTCCGTCGCCTTCTACGAGCACTTCGGCCTCACGTTCACCGACTCCGACGCCGCGCACGGCCACGCCGAGGCCGAGCTCGGCCCGGGCCTGCGCCTGCTGCTCGACACCGAGGAGTCCATCCAGTCCTTCACCTCCGCGTGGACCCGGCCGTTCGGCAGCCCGCGCACGACCGTGTGCTTCCAGTTCGAGACGCCGCACGACGTGGACGCCAAGTTCGGCGAGCTGATGGAGGCCGGGTACCACGGGCTGCGCGGGCCGTGGGACGCGCCGTGGGGTCAGCGTTATGCGTCGGTCATCGATCCGGACGGCAGCGGGGTGGATCTGTTCGCGCAGCTCCAGTAGCTCTAAGCAGCACGCTGCGAAGGCCGGTGGGCGTTAGGATCGCCGGATCGTCGGAGACAACGGGAGCGTCGGGAGCGTCATGTGAGCGCGGGGGGCCGGGGCGGCGCCGGGAGCCGGGGCGACGGCGGGGGCACGTCCTCGCCGACGCTGGAGACGGTCGCGGCCGCCGCCGGGGTGTCCCGCGCGACGGTGTCCCGGGTGGTCAACGGCGGCACCCGGGTCTCCCCGGAGATCCGCGCCGCCGTGGAGGCGGCCATCGCCGAGCTCGGCTACTCCCCCAACCGCGCCGCGCGCTCCCTGGTGACCCGCCGCACCGGCTCGGTGGCGCTGGTGGTCAGCGAGCCGGAGGCGCGGGTCTTCAGCGACCCGATGCTGGCCGGCATCACCCGCGCCATCGGCAAGGCGCTGGCCGAGACCGACCTGCACCTGGTCCTGATGATGGCCCCGGCCGACGCGGCGCGCCGCCGCCTGACCCGCTACCTGCTCGGCGGCCACGTCGACGGCGTGCTGCTGATGTCCCTGCACGGCGACGAGCCGCTGCTGAAGGAGCTGGCGAAGGCCGCGCTCCCGGTGGTCCTGATGGGCCGGCCGATGAGCCCCCTGCCGATCCCGCACGTGGACTCCGACAGCGTCGACGGCGCCCGCCAGGCCACCGCGCACCTGCGCGCCCTCGGCCGCACGAAGATCGCCACCATCGCCGGCCCCGCGGACATGTGCGCGGGCGTGGACCGGCTGCTGGGCTACGTCGAGGCGCTGAACGGCGCGCCCGGCATCGTCGCGCACGGCGACTTCAGCATGGCCTCCGGCGAGGCCGCGATGACCGAGCTGCTGCGCCGCGAACCGGACCTCGACGGCGTGTTCGCGGCCAGCGACCTGATGGCCGCCGGCGCGCTGCGGGCGCTGCGCGCGGCCGGCAGGCGGGTCCCGGAGGACGTGGCGCTGGTCGGCTACGACGACCTGGACGTCGCCGAGCTCACCGAGCCGCCGCTGACCACGATCCACCAGCCGCTGCCGGACATGGCGCGCGCGATGGTCGCCTCGCTGCTGACGCAGATCGGCGGGGAGCACGCGCCGGAGTCGGTGGTGCTGCCGAACGCTTTGGTGGTGCGGGCTTCGGCGTGATCGGCGTGCGGGGCGCTGTCAGGCTGCTGAGGTCGGTGCCCCGAAGCGCGCGACGTAGTGCCACACGCGCTTGAGCGCCTGCGGATCGTACTTCCCGGTCGCGGCGGCCTCGCCGATCACGCGCGGCGTCAGCAGGCCGTCGGCCGGCGCGATCTCCCGGGCCAGCTCGATGAATTCGAGGCCGCGGTAGTCCGGGTGGCGGGCCATCTCCTCCAGCGTCAGCCGGAATCCCGGATGCCACTCCAGGCGGCAGGGCAGTTTCATCGCCAGTACCTCGACCTCCGTGCCCTGATAGCAGGGGTCGAGCACCAGCGCCTCCATGTCCCGGTCGAGCCGCACCGGGCCGTGGACCTGCGCCTCGATGTAGTCGTCGAGGGCGTCAGCCTCGGTGTCGGCGAG includes these proteins:
- a CDS encoding VOC family protein is translated as MSANAAAIGIVVADLPVSVAFYEHFGLTFTDSDAAHGHAEAELGPGLRLLLDTEESIQSFTSAWTRPFGSPRTTVCFQFETPHDVDAKFGELMEAGYHGLRGPWDAPWGQRYASVIDPDGSGVDLFAQLQ
- a CDS encoding M24 family metallopeptidase, giving the protein MDHRAATILALVTHHTHDLTDRLARAQKAAAESGMDALLISPGADLRYLTGYEALPLERLTCLVLPASGDPLMVVPALEKPAAEASPLGGLGLDIAAWAETDDPYALVASRLPTGLRTVGLDNHMWAEKVLNFRRVLPGAEQTLAGQVLGDLRMRKTAAEVESLRAAAAAIDAVHRGVPEWLRPGRIEREVGQDIADAILAAGHATVDFVIVGSGPNGASPHHELSDRVIQAGDQVVVDIGGAMPDGYCSDSTRNYSLGAPSAEYAEYFAVLLAAQTAQCEAIRPGITAEELDAVGRDLITAAGYGEKFIHRTGHGIGLETHEEPYIVAGSARPLEPGMAFSVEPGIYLAGKHGARIEDIAVCTADGGERLNLTTRELVVVDI
- a CDS encoding LacI family DNA-binding transcriptional regulator; its protein translation is MSAGGRGGAGSRGDGGGTSSPTLETVAAAAGVSRATVSRVVNGGTRVSPEIRAAVEAAIAELGYSPNRAARSLVTRRTGSVALVVSEPEARVFSDPMLAGITRAIGKALAETDLHLVLMMAPADAARRRLTRYLLGGHVDGVLLMSLHGDEPLLKELAKAALPVVLMGRPMSPLPIPHVDSDSVDGARQATAHLRALGRTKIATIAGPADMCAGVDRLLGYVEALNGAPGIVAHGDFSMASGEAAMTELLRREPDLDGVFAASDLMAAGALRALRAAGRRVPEDVALVGYDDLDVAELTEPPLTTIHQPLPDMARAMVASLLTQIGGEHAPESVVLPNALVVRASA
- a CDS encoding acyl-CoA dehydrogenase family protein, encoding MVAVERTLPTDESSALFELVQDLCAKELAPRAAEYEAAERFPREVFRTLGQAGLLSLPYDERYGGGGQPYEVYLQVVEELARHWLTIGLGVSVHSLACYGLANFGTQEQKEKWLPGMLGGDQLGAYCLSEPQSGSDAAALTTRAVRDKDDSGEAYTVTGTKAWITHSGRADFYTLMVRTSDDGAKGVSALLAEAGTPGMSFGKPENKMGMRGSVTAQVLLDGARVPAERLIGVEGQGFSIALSALEAGRLGIAACAVGLAQAALDAAVEYAKSRQQFGHPIAEFQGVGFMLADMATSVAVGRAAYLNAARRRDAGLPYGTEAAMAKLFCTDMAMKVTTDAVQVFGGYGYTADFPVERYMREAKVLQIVEGTNQVQRLVISRTLTRA